The sequence below is a genomic window from Glycine max cultivar Williams 82 chromosome 20, Glycine_max_v4.0, whole genome shotgun sequence.
GAAAACTTTTGTTTGAAACTGCTTGTATACTAGAAAATGAGACTTTAAGATCTCTATCCTGAAACTTGATACATTTATCAATAAAGGGTTTAGATTTGAGATAAAATTCATGATTGCTCTTCTGCTTCTGATTTCTTTCTGATTTCTTGCTTATGAGGTTGGACAATCTTCAGATTTGAGATTCTTTCACCGTAGGCCAATGCATCATACCCTTTTTCCATACTTCTTAATTAAGTCCTGCATTTCTTTTAAAAGTATTCAAGACAAATCATTAGTAGCAAATTTGGTTCTTGAAAGTTTGTTGCATtgtcattaaaatatatatattttaactcaAGAAAGGGTTCTACTTCAACATTCTTCCCTTTTaagaacaaatttaaatttgaagacGTTTAAGAAATATAATCAGTGAATAATATGCTTCCCCTCACTttatgcatatatattttttgttttatatgaaaagatgaaagataaataaaagaggtaaaataatatacTTCATTCATAACAGAAAAGAAGCTAATTTAGAAGTTGGAAGAGAGGGGAGGTTTGGGGAGAAGGGGGGGTTGTAAGGGGAACGGAGTGGGTAGGGAAAGGGCTGGGGGTAGGAAGGTCATTTCCAGggatagggggagcaacattGGGAATGGGAACAGCAACTCTCATAATCAAGTGGACCTTTGATGGGGACTCTCGTAAATAGAGGttcataggattttttttaaaatataattttagaattaatttaaaattaatagttcaaaaagaaattgaatttgtaacttttttattattaacttttttagttCTAACAATTGaattaatagataaattatattataaaataattaatatcgttatatataatattaaaatttttaatatatatttaatacacatgtaaatttatataataaattttatgataattaatttttatctaataattaatttgtttacatatataaattataaataaaaatcatatatttaataaaaatttacatatgtaaaaaaatatcaaatttatttaattatcaattattttaataaacttctaaatatatcattaaattaaatatcatatttgtttaattttcaatcattgtaataaacatctaaatacatcattcaattaaatatcaaatttatttaactattaatttttgtaataaatatctaaatataacatccaattaaatatcaatttgtttaattatcaaattttgtaaataaaataatgtataaaaaaattataattaaaaaaaatcaaaatatacggATTAACAATCCGTATGATTCATACAAATTATCAATTcgtatattttgaatttttttaatatggatAAAAATCACCAAATTTCAccgtatatttataaaaaaaaatttgatatttttgaaaaactgtGGGTGTACCAGCAAAAAATGCAGAGTGTTCCAAACAGTTGACTTCAACATGCCGTTTGTCAAAGTTGGCTGAATCAATTAAATGGGCTCAACTTATCAATATAAGAACCTGTTATAAAACATcttcaatcaatttaaaacGTTTTTCCCTGCAAAACAATTTGTTGTATTACGATGGATGTAATGCAAGTTAACATGTTCTGTTTGAATTTAGATAAGTAAAagcatattattatttaaaaacgtattaatgttatgtttattcgttttaattcatttttattccttttttttccacTGGAATGAAATTGTGTCATCTGACATCCGTTACTTCAAAAAATTCTAATATGAAAATCATCATTtgcagttttaaaaatatttttattttttatttttatataaattccaGTTGAATTTCAAATGATCCGTGTTAAGCAGGGATACTCAAGTTTAAAGGTATGTTtcaacaaaattaattgaaaagttaaaaacacaataaaatcatgatttattttaaaaggataAACATGAAATTTGATAAgtatattaaagataattatgatAAATTGATAAGTAAACCAATGCGTTTAAAGTAGTAAAGTTGaaacggaagtccgagtgtcaaattcatttgtttgtacttaggtcaatgaatattttattaataaaagaagttaaagagaattgttttgaaaaagatatgagaaaaacaataatttaaatttccaaaaaattaaatcaaacaagaggagaaattaaacaagaatttaaattaattaattaaaaacataaaagatgagaaaatccaATATTATTATAGAAGGAAATTCAGAATATGGGAGACTTAGCCTACCAGATctactctttgatgtaatgttaatcatttttctctatttataattattccaatttacatctgcatctactagtatactctaactttggtccTCCGCatgaaaaaacttaatttatctatttttttttcttccaaatctccttgcaaagataaaatagtaaattgcattaagaacagagatgtataacaggctaaataaatatcaacttatcctagtgatgactttatttagatatccTTTCTttatcaagccacaagcaataatattaaacacatgaaaagataatgcaaatgtaatattcataaatagataggaagagaaattacatcaagGGTAGTTGGCTGCCAAGTTTCCAACAAAGGAAGTTTAGCCTTTGATTGTCATTGAGGCTCTACAATTGCAAGAGagaaatatttagtaaaggaggaaaaatgaaaaagggtATGGAGGGAAGGAATGACTGCCAAtgcttgcttcttcttcttctagtcTTTCCCTTCGGTAAGTaattgtattctcttgaaatttccatgtgtattttccttcttctctcttcttcttttataggtgcaaaTTAACGAATATCTGAATTAGtttgctttccttaattagtcatcCTTCCCTTAATTAGTCTGTTTTCCTtgattagtttatttttcttaattaatcattcttttcttaattagtcattttttccttaattagtcctGTTTGTCTTAATTAGtctcattttcttaattagttttatttccttaattatCATTACTTTCTTgggctttattttactcactaagcatcataaattcatcacttttaatattctctacacaaaacttaaatgatattaatttaataattatttgctcaaaaagaaaaaattataagaaaaaaatttataaacttatatataatttaaccccaaatatacttataattaatagttatcatataaaaaggaaaaaaatataaaaaattaaaagttagaaattaacgttttaaaaagtaatacttcaagtaaaatttcaaaaaacgtTAGAAACTACTacttaaaaaaacttgtttaccaAACAATCGAATGAGTTTTtcaattagtaaaataaactaaGAATTAGTTGTCTTGAAATATTGTCTAAATATGACtctcaaattatattaattgtgatggtatgattttattatatatattatatataaaaaaattataagtttattttcCAACTGATTAATAGAAATGCATGATCGCCACCTACCCAATTCCAACATATCGTCTTGCTTAAGTGTTAGCGTGAGGTATTATGCATGGAAATAACTTAGCTGGAATCaactttacataaaaaaataacattattttttcggTGCATAAAAATGATATCACCTATTCcctaaaaaaatgatatcaCATTACTAGACAATAAAAGTAGTGTCAGTTATAGAAtactttataaataatttacgcACAGTAGATATGACATACTACGTATCAAAGTTTGAGAAAAGATTTTATTAGGTCACTAGAACATAAAGCCACTTACATTTATGAATAAAAGGTTTagtgtaaataataataataatataactacTCTTAGAATAATATGGATTTAGATTCAATTTGCTGTATATATAATTCTTCTTTTGGTAGTGCTATTTTAGTTTTAACTTTTGTTGCAAAGAAAAAGACAACCTAACCTTGTCTTGATGAAGAAGGTGAATGCATTAATTGACATGGGATTCTTCTCCCAATGATCTTCTGGATCTTGATAACCAATTGGgtgataatattaatttctcTAAAGATGAGTAAAAATactgaatttcaaattttcaataactGCTTGTGTAGTTGAGTGGTCTCTAATAATTTGTCTCATacaactaataattaaaaaagcaaAACATAATTATCATATGCAAATTCTGTCATGCTCCATATGAGGTACTGTTGGTATACCAATTTTTGTTTGTACATAGCTGATACCACACCAGTTTGGCAGCACATCATACCAATCAATAAATGGTCATCACTCACCAAACAAAATCCCTTTCCCTTTGGAGTCACGTTGCCTTAATCTTAACACTTCATTTCTTCACTTAAAAATTCAACAACACCACCCTTACAAAATTTTGCTTACATAATTCAACTACTTAGTATGCTTCAGATAGGAACTGAATTCCTCTCTGAAAGGCAATTGGCCAAGGAAATTGCAAACAGAAAGTGAACAATTAAACAAATGAAGCCacaatattgtttttaatgCTACCAAATTTTATTATCTATATTGGAAAATAGAATTTGATTAGTTGGTCTTTCTTCATCCAGTTCAACTTGGAGTTGAATACcccaaccaacaacaacaacaacaaaaaattatccACATGGTTCTTATTTATAAGATATCAAACTTTAATTTACCAACAGAAACCACATAATGAATATGTTGCTCTGGCTCCCAGCATACCCAACAATCCAACCTGGCTGGGACCTAGATGATGAAATCCATGCCACATTCTTCAAATGCATCAGTTGGCAAGTGGAGGAAACCTTGGATACAGTCAATTGCCCTTACCATTATTTCTGTGATAAAACGTACCCTTCAAACTACCCTCTTGTTGTTGATATCTTGGTCCTTCTCTTCACAGCAGCTTCTTACTTTGTGACTCTTGCCATATTGGTAATGGACATGAGTTCAGGAAGAGGCAGAATCTTTTTGTGTCAATCAAAAAGATTCCTTCTGCCCTCAGGTCCTATATCCCTCCCTCTAATAATATTAGCCTTTGCAAAGGGTCCTCAAATCAACACAATATTCCCACTCAATTGCATTGGTCCTGCAattcttctaatggttctcatTTCTGCATTGTCCTTTGACAATGCAGCTGATAAGGACTTCAAGTACACTTTTTTTGTGGCATCAACAGTGTCTGGCATTTTGCATGCAAGCTTGTATCTGGATTCCGTTGTGCTGCCTTACTACACAGGTTTTGATGCACTCATGTCCTCAACATTTTCAGGTGAGTGTGCATCTTGTGTGTGCAGGAAAGAGGCCTTGTTTGTGGGAGGGAAACTAGTGAGGTATAGGGGTTGGTCAATGACCACATTTTTTGTTGTGGGGGTTTTGTGTTTGAGGATTGTGTGCAAAATCTCAGGAGAAAACTATGCAGGGAAATTTCTGTTCATCAAAGCCTTGATGGAAAGGTTTAGCTGGATCTTAATAACTGTGGATTGTGTTTACCTCACACTAAACTCACCACCAGAAAGAGTGATGTTGAGAGTTGCAGCTTTTGGAGGcattttccttttgattttcctccAACTTCTCAAAGAGGCATGCAGCCAAATTTACTCAATGGCTTGTGTAGCAGAAAAATTGAGATGGGTATCAGCACCATCGCATACAATATGAAGAAAAAGCAAAATGGATTTTGGGAGGTCAATAGTTTAGTTTTGTTGTAAACTACATGTTGGGATTTTCAACAAATTAAGCCTTCTCTTTTCCTTAGCTTAGTTCTTTTTGCTTGTGTGTACTTCAGGCACACATTTTGGCTCTTTAagttcaattatttttcttatatttgacgtttaatttatagtataattgaaagaaacaaattaaattgacTTAAATGTGTTTTTGATCCTTGATATATATTCGAATTTTACATTTaatatctaataaatttttcctttgcGATAAGTCCCTAATATTTGAAAAGCTTTGTGTGAGGTCCTACCATTAGAAAGAAAGAATCTGTTAGTTGCATATGTAACCGTTAACTCTACATGTCAGCAAGCTACCTATGATACCAAGTCAAATTAAATGTAACATGTTAAGTTAACGTGTTATCTGGTATgacatcatattttaattaaattaaaacaaataaaaataaaggtttCAGAGGGACCTAATACaaaatttttcaatttaataggGACCTGatccaaaaaaatatcattactaAATGTGTTAATACAAACTTGTGCATACAGTAACTAAATACCAAACCCATAACCTTAAATTTGATCACAACACAATTTGAATCAGTGCAtatctaaaaacaacaaaacaacaaCAGTTTGTATCATCTACTTAATTGCAAATGCAATGGAGAAAACACACCACAAACCCCAAAGGAAGACCATAATGCATCCCAGGACCTTtacccttttttcttttaatgtttgtcttcatctattactttgttatttttttctatagttcTTCAACACCATTGGCATATCCCCGAGATTGAGCCTCTTTGATACGTGCAGGAAATTAAAGAGCTGATTTCAAGGACCAATGACCTCCGGGAAGAAGcttaaggaagaagaagactgAGATTTAAGAAGGAAAGTATATGTCTCTTATTCATTTGCTGATTATTTACATACGTATATATAGAGTTAGCTGCTAACAGAATTGTCCTAATCCTTTAGGAATATTCTCAATAACAGAATTTGGTTAGGGCTGTCTCCTAGTAGTAGACAACAATCTTCAGCAAATCATCACTGATATCCTTACTGCCAGCTCAGCTTTGCACCTTCAGACGTAGTCTTCAGACAAAATCCTTGAGGCTTGCTGTTTGCACCACTGTTTCTGCTTACCCCTGTGTTTGCTGCCTCTGTGCCTGATATGCTGTCAACCCCTACTTGCACCTTTGATTCCATCTTTGTGCATGCGTTTTCTACTACTTCCTTTGGTCCCTTATCAAATACCTTATACCGATCACTCTTCTTTTGCAAACATCTTCTTCAATTCTAGCACTTCTTTGTCATTGTTATCTCCTTCACAAGTGTACCAAgttgcacaagtagtataaaataattaataagactGGGTATTGAATTTCACAGGGACTATGATTGTACTCAGAGTTATATGTATATCTAACAATTAAGCAATTAGTGACTCAAATTGAATCTTATTCATTGATTAATTATAAGTATAAACTAAAGGAATTAACTACAAAGAAAGGAACATGAAGGGTAAGAAAGCAAATGCTCCAATTTGTGAGATGGTGTTGTGATGAGTTAAAGAACATATTGGGGGCTACGCTTGCCAGAACTTCTCTTGATGTAATCTTAAtagaatttttctctttttaacattaatataattattacccGCATCTACTAGTCTATTCTAACCAATGTTCCTCGAGTGAAAGAACTTAAATAACTTAATATCGCTCTCAATCCCTGGGTGATTCATTACTAAATGATTTACATTAAGAACAAAGATGCATGAACAAACTAAAGAAACCACTCTATCCCTAGATATGACATCACATACCAAAATATCTTATTTGGATTTTTCTTGATTTGAGATGTTAGTTGAATTGTCAAATTGTTGCACCAACAGTGAATGCATAGGGACCCAAATGACAAAGAAGAAGCTCCCATGGATGTCATTCTCTTTTATGGGTAGGGGGACATTCAACTCGCACAAACACCTCAACAATGCCAACCCAGCACTATACGGAGGTGCACTAttagtcgtcatttacgactaacttttgtaatgaaaaactttataaattttgtcttttccccaatttatgattctttttgtaggtttgtacatatttttatgtttaatttattttttgctcAGTAGATATTCCCTatattgtgaattaatgtggttcaacttcagtttcaggtgaaaagatgaagaataagaaggttgaagcagctggtgtctcgctaagcaagGCACTCAGCTCGCTTAGCGGGTTGAGAGAATCTGGAAGCGAATCTGCAAAACATTCATGCGCTCAGCGCGCCATTAACTCACCCAGCGAGTCATCTGTCTCTTCTGACACCCAGCTCGCTAAGACAAATTAATTATGTTCTAcatttagttttcaaaaagctAAATAGATGTTAGGATGACATCATTTACCACGGTAGAGTAAGGATGCAGAGGGGTTCGGGAGCCCAAATCAAATTTTTGAAGGGGTTGTGAttacatttcaattttcaacaataaaataaaacgtAAGGGTAAAGGTTGAAGTTTCAAAACTTTTGGAGTGCTTTATGGTCCTGTGTAAGTTTTCAcctataattaaataaagaaattttattagtGATCCATCCAATTGGTTTGCCTAAAATACAAGTTAGATGAGATGttccatatatataataattacataACATTATTCAGTGAAATGATCTTATTTGAACATTAGAATCTATACTAGTAGCAACCGTTATCATCTTCATTCGATGAATCCCAATGCTACACAACTCATGACATTAAAAGTTGACTTCCTTCTTTAAGAGAAAATTCGCACGTAACTGGAGGCGTGCAGTCAAATGTAAATCTTATTACCAGGATAGTCAATCAATCGATAAATTTAGTAAATACTTTAAACCtgtaatatgataaaataaagtgtACACTCTCCTCTTCCATGCAAGGAATTGTAGTGTTAAGTTTTGATACAATTGTCCTTAAAACAAGTATTTCATTTATTTCCGAGCCTACACGATCCAGTTTAGTTTGCtgaagaaattgaatttgtaattTAATACATAAGGGGAGCAAAGACAACTTGTATCAATTagattattcaattatttatattattacctttttcacatacttctttatatttcttaaaaaagagCTTCTATATATTCCTTTTCGCTTTCAAACATTTTGCACTTTGTCACGTATGACTATAAGATGTTATGTGAAATGATTGTTttatacatgaaattaaaacaCATTATAAATCACGTGTCACTTTTAAATCgttcattttcttatttaggGTGATCGAGTGCTTACCTAAAAGCAGTATTTTTACCAAGAGAAAAAgcaaatttaattgttttgctAATGAATTTGTATTACGTACTTTATTAAgtatttgataatatatacAAGTCGTCATCCTcttaaattatgaattatgtttttatatacACGCTTCTAAAACAAACCCAGTAGCTAGCTAACGCTACCAACCTCTCTCTATGTACATAAGCATGTATAAAAGTTCTCggatgtgtgtatatatatatatatggaaatcACTAAGATTAGCATTTAGCATAGTGAATAGGTATCTAGTAGAGACATAATACTCTAGTCTCTCTTTGCATCATATACATAATTAAGAACATACCCTTCGTTGTCCAACCAACAGAAATATGATGTACAGATAAACTAGATCGAAAACAGAAAACGAAAAGCTAGCAAGTTATAATCGTCAACTCCAAGCCATGATATTCCACAGGAAAAAGGCCAGAAATCTGTCTACTTGTACGctgataacattaattaattagccACTTCATTCTCTGAAGAACACTCCATCTATTGCTCTGCAAGTCATCACAAACAACACATATCATATTGAAGAATATCGATAATTAATGTGtatatatgcatgtgcatgcatATAAAGAGATGTGatatgattaaaagaaaaagagcatGACACTTAATACACACACATatctctatctatctatatatatatatatatatatatatttatatatatatatatatatatatatatatatatatatatatatataaataaggtGAGTTAgatgattaagaaaaaagagaagaagaaaaaggtcaGCCAGTTCAATCCCCTCTAAACTTTATTAACAAAACTAATATTCTAAACAACATTTGtggattaaaaacaaaagtattAATTTATACCATTGTTATAGCTTTGGCCCCTGACTGAGTCTTGGATATTGGGCTGTGCCAGCTGAAGATATGGATGAAAGTGTGGAAGCATAGGAGAAGCTAGTTGAAGGATGCTCCCAGCAGGTTGCTCTTCAAAGAATGAGAAGTGATCCATCACATACATTGGTTTGCTTGCTTCCACTGTAGCAGCAGCCTTCTGAAACTCCAACACTGCTTGGTGGTGTTCCTACATTAATTAGCAAGCAGAAAATATGTcatgtaatatatattaaactagaatatatatgcatgattattttattgtaCCAATAAATTCAAACCATTTGATCTTACCCAGTTGGAAAAATGATTGTTTTCCTCTTCCAAGATCCTTTCCTGAATTATAATTAAGATAGAATAATTATGG
It includes:
- the LOC100789184 gene encoding uncharacterized protein LOC100789184 → MNMLLWLPAYPTIQPGWDLDDEIHATFFKCISWQVEETLDTVNCPYHYFCDKTYPSNYPLVVDILVLLFTAASYFVTLAILVMDMSSGRGRIFLCQSKRFLLPSGPISLPLIILAFAKGPQINTIFPLNCIGPAILLMVLISALSFDNAADKDFKYTFFVASTVSGILHASLYLDSVVLPYYTGFDALMSSTFSGECASCVCRKEALFVGGKLVRYRGWSMTTFFVVGVLCLRIVCKISGENYAGKFLFIKALMERFSWILITVDCVYLTLNSPPERVMLRVAAFGGIFLLIFLQLLKEACSQIYSMACVAEKLRWVSAPSHTI